In Eucalyptus grandis isolate ANBG69807.140 chromosome 4, ASM1654582v1, whole genome shotgun sequence, the following proteins share a genomic window:
- the LOC104442637 gene encoding NAC domain-containing protein 73, whose protein sequence is MMWQKEDARAIIPSTYNPRDDDNSLLPTMTCPSCGHSVPMFYQRGIVHALVGLPPGVKFDPTDLEILEHLEAKIMGDVRKIHFLIDQFIPTLEGDDGICCTHPERLPGISKDGQIRHFFHRPSKAYATGTRKRRRVHKNADESETRWHKTGKTRSVLAGRVVIGFKKILVLYNNYGRQRKPEKTNWVMHQYHLGKSEEERDGELVVSKVFYQTQPRQPSSTNFKYPKDTMPKSAQSWNENDHVSRSSINLIGYYSNPFVVGLTTS, encoded by the exons ATGATGTGGCAAAAGGAAGACGCACGAGCCATAATCCCATCAACTTATAACCCCAGAGATGATGACAACAGTCTTCTACCCACCATGACGTGCCCTTCATGTGGCCACAGCGTCCCAATGTTCTATCAG AGAGggattgttcatgctttggtggGACTACCACCGGGAGTCAAGTTTGATCCGACGGACCTAGAAATTCTGGAGCATTTGGAAGCGAAAATAATGGGGGATGTCAGGAAGATTCATTTTCTCATTGATCAATTTATTCCCACGTTGGAAGGAGATGATGGCATTTGTTGTACACACCCAGAGAGACTTCCTG GAATAAGCAAAGATGGACAAATCCGCCACTTCTTCCACCGGCCTTCGAAGGCATATGCTACCGGGACTAGGAAACGGCGCAGAGTGCACAAAAACGCTGATGAGAGTGAGACGAGGTGGCACAAGACGGGCAAGACAAGGTCGGTCCTCGCAGGCAGAGTGGTGATAGGATTCAAGAAGATACTTGTGCTTTACAACAATTATGGGAGGCAAAGGAAGCCTGAGAAGACCAACTGGGTGATGCACCAGTACCACCTCGGCAAAAgcgaagaggagagagatggagagctGGTCGTGTCCAAAGTGTtctaccaaacgcagcctagaCAACCCAGTTCGACGAACTTCAAATATCCAAAGGACACGATGCCGAAGAGTGCTCAAAGCTGGAATGAGAATGATCATGTATCAAGGAGCTCTATTAACTTG